The Paenibacillus thermoaerophilus DNA window ACACCTCCTATATTGCGCGATCGGGGGCTCTCCCCCAGTAACGGTCGTGCCTCAGATGACTTCCGGCGCGAGGGAAATGATCTTCATGAAATCTTTCTCGCGCAGCTCGCGGGCAACCGGTCCGAAAATACGCGTGCCGCGCGGGCTTTTGTCCTCTTTAACGATAACCGCTGCGTTCTCGTCGAAACGGATGTAGGAGCCGTCTTTGCGACGAACCGGACGTTTCGTGCGGACAATAACCGCCTTGACTACGTCGCCTTTCTTGACAACGCCGCCTGGTGTTGCTTGTTTCACGGAACAAACGATCAGATCTCCGATTTGACCGACGCGGCGTCCCGTACCGCCCAATACGCGAATGCACATGAGCTGTTTCGCTCCGGAGTTATCGGCTACACTCAATCTGGTAAAAGGTTGAATCACCCTTGTTCCCTCCTTTCGGATTGTTGGCCATCCCCGCCTAACATCGTTCGCGGTTCAGGCGAAAAACCGTTTAGATGATAACGGCTTTTTCCACGATGCGCACGAGTCTCCAGCGCTTGTCCTTGGACAGCGGCCGAGTCTCCATGATCTCGACAACGTCGCCGATTTGAGCTTCGTTGTTTTCGTCATGCGCCTTGAACTTTTTCGTGTATTTGATCCGTTTGTGGTACAGGTCGTGTTTTTTGTAGGTTTCGACAGCCACGACGATGGTTTTGTCCATCTTGTCGCTGACGACTTTGCCTACCTGCACTTTGCGTTCATTGCGAACTACTTGGCTCACGGATTGCCCTCCTCTCTGGATCGCTCCGGTTTAGCTCTCAGACGATTCCGAGTTCACGCTCGCGCAGCACCGTCTTGGCGCGCGCGATCTCTTTGCGAAGCTCACGGATGCGGGCCGGATTGTCCAGTTGGCCCGTTGCCAGTTGGAACCGAAGGTTAAACAGTTCTTCTTTGAACCCGTTGACTTTTTGCTCAAGTTCGGCCGTCGTCAGGTTGCGAAACTCACTGGCTTTCATTTGCTTCACCACCAAACTCTTCGCGTTTTACGAACTTCGTTTTGATGGGCAGCTTGTGGGAGGCGAGGCGCATCGCTTCGCGAGCGACTTCTTCGCTGACACCGGCCAGTTCGAACAGAATTTTGCCCGGTTTTACCACGGCGACCCATTTCTCGACGTTACCTTTACCGCTACCCATCCGAACTTCAAGAGGCTTCTGGGTGATCGGTTTGGAAGGGAAAATTTTGATCCATACTTTACCGCCCCGTTTGATGTAACGGGTCATCGCGATACGAGCCGCTTCGATCTGGCGGTTCGTGATCCAGGAAGGCTCCAGGGCTTGCAGGCCGTATTCGCCGAATGCGACCTCCGTGCCGCCTTTCGCGCGTCCTTTCATTTTGCCGCGATGCTCTTTACGGTGTTTCACGCGTTTTGGCAATAACATCTCAGTTGCCTCCTTCCGCAGCGGCTTTCTTCTTCGCAGCCGGAAGAACTTCTCCGCGATAGATCCAGACTTTCACGCCGATGCGACCGTAGGTCGTGTGCGCTTCAGCCGTACCGTAGTCGATGTCCGCACGCAAGGTGTGCAGCGGAACCGTACCTTCGCTGTAGCCTTCGCTGCGCGCGATTTCCGCTCCGCCCAGACGGCCGGATACCAGCGTTTTAACCCCTTTTGCGCCGGCGCGCAGGGAACGTTGGATCGCTTGCTTCATGGCGCGGCGGAACGCGATGCGGCGCTCCAGTTGTTGCGCGATGCTCTCGGCGACCAGCGTAGCGTCGAGGTCCGGATTTTTCACTTCGGCGATATTGATGTGGACTTTTTTGCCCGTCATTTTCGCCAGATAAGCGCGGATCACTTCAACTTCCGATCCGCCTTTGCCGATAACCATGCCAGGTTTCGCCGTGTGGATCGTAATGTTGACGCGGTTGGCCGCGCGTTCGATCTCGATCCGGGATACGGCGCTGTCTTTCAGTTTTTTCTTCAGGTACTCACGGATTTTCACGTCTTCCATGAGCAGCGTTCCGAAATCTTTCTCCGCGAACCACTTGGATTCCCAATCGCGGATAATGCCTATTCTCAAGCCCACCGGGCTTACCTTTTGGCCCACACGTCAACCCTCCTTATTTTTCGGATACAACCAGGGTAATGTGGCTCGTGCGTTTGCTGATCCGGTCTGCACGGCCCATCGAACGAGGACGAATCCGTTTCAGGATCGGCCCTTGGTTCGCGTATACATCGCTGACTACCAGCTTGTTCACGTCCATCGAGTAGTTATGCTCCGCGTTGGCGATAGCCGAGTTCAGCAGCTTCTCCACAATCGGCGACGCCGCGCGCGGCGTGTTGCGAAGAATGGCGATCGCTTCGCCCACTGCCTTGCCGCGGATCAGATCGATGACCAGCTTCACTTTGCGAGGGGAAATCCGCACATATCTGGCGTGTGCTTTTGCTTGTTGCATCTGTCGATAAACCTCCTCTCGGTCTCAACTTTAAGTCTATCCGCTACGCGAACGCCCTTCAGGCGATCAACGCTTGCCCGTTTTCTTGTCGT harbors:
- the rplN gene encoding 50S ribosomal protein L14, which codes for MIQPFTRLSVADNSGAKQLMCIRVLGGTGRRVGQIGDLIVCSVKQATPGGVVKKGDVVKAVIVRTKRPVRRKDGSYIRFDENAAVIVKEDKSPRGTRIFGPVARELREKDFMKIISLAPEVI
- the rpsQ gene encoding 30S ribosomal protein S17 is translated as MSQVVRNERKVQVGKVVSDKMDKTIVVAVETYKKHDLYHKRIKYTKKFKAHDENNEAQIGDVVEIMETRPLSKDKRWRLVRIVEKAVII
- the rpmC gene encoding 50S ribosomal protein L29, encoding MKASEFRNLTTAELEQKVNGFKEELFNLRFQLATGQLDNPARIRELRKEIARAKTVLRERELGIV
- the rplP gene encoding 50S ribosomal protein L16 produces the protein MLLPKRVKHRKEHRGKMKGRAKGGTEVAFGEYGLQALEPSWITNRQIEAARIAMTRYIKRGGKVWIKIFPSKPITQKPLEVRMGSGKGNVEKWVAVVKPGKILFELAGVSEEVAREAMRLASHKLPIKTKFVKREEFGGEANESQ
- the rpsC gene encoding 30S ribosomal protein S3, whose translation is MGQKVSPVGLRIGIIRDWESKWFAEKDFGTLLMEDVKIREYLKKKLKDSAVSRIEIERAANRVNITIHTAKPGMVIGKGGSEVEVIRAYLAKMTGKKVHINIAEVKNPDLDATLVAESIAQQLERRIAFRRAMKQAIQRSLRAGAKGVKTLVSGRLGGAEIARSEGYSEGTVPLHTLRADIDYGTAEAHTTYGRIGVKVWIYRGEVLPAAKKKAAAEGGN
- the rplV gene encoding 50S ribosomal protein L22, which translates into the protein MQQAKAHARYVRISPRKVKLVIDLIRGKAVGEAIAILRNTPRAASPIVEKLLNSAIANAEHNYSMDVNKLVVSDVYANQGPILKRIRPRSMGRADRISKRTSHITLVVSEK